The DNA sequence ATCAGTTAAGGAAGAAAGGGAGGTACTTTCAGACCCTGTCCAGTTCAAAATTTATAACTGAAAAACCTTGGCAGCACTAAtgtcaaaaattaatttaccGACAGTGACAAAAATGAACTTCAGACTATTGTGAAACTGTACCACTTGATGGGTAATATAATCTAAAGTGTCGAACAAGTTGGATTTAAGAGGTTTCAACATTAAACCATTGTATGTGGAACCTGTAGCTAATAAATAGCCTTTAACAAAAACGTAACGCTAATAGTTGAAGCCTCCACAACATTAAATtcacaataattataaaataaccaaACCTGTGCCTTTTGTAAGCCTTCGGAGGCTTCCACAGCAATTTTTCTATCTACGCAAACATCAATTCCAGATTGCAAGCACTTTTTGAAGTATTGTGATGCATCTTCAACTTCCCCGAGGGCAAGGTAACAacttaaacaagaaaaataataaaaagactTAACGGATACAATCATCTGTCTCATATTTAAAACTATACATATTATTTAACATGTAAATTGTATTTAGGTAAATAATTGTAGGACCTAGGAAAGTATATACCTATTATTTAACATGTAATCTgtatttagataaataattgTAGGACCTAGGAAGGTGCTTAAGATATTGTGGGAGCTATCAATATTTAAAACTATACACTTGCATATTTCCATATTATAAATAACACATAAGGCATAAGGCATCATGCTTCTTTGTCTATCTAGATCTGTTCTTTCCTTACaagatgaataaaaaataaaattagtagtGTCACAGCACTCGAGTAGCCATCAATCTTAGAGTGCCTGCACAACACCATTACCTTCAGCTATACCCAACAACCTTTATACAACTATTTTCCACCCTACAAAACCATAACTGTGATCAATTATATCCTAAGCCTTCTGTTGTCCTacaaaactaaaatatatacaactttttttttggtgactaaaaTATATACAACTTAAATCACTATGCACTATAACATCAGAAGCTGAAATGAAACTTACTTTGCAGCTCTAAGTTGCACCTTGAGGAAATTTGGATCTATTTTGGCAGCCGTCATACAATCTTCTAGTGCATCCCTCATCCTACCAAGAGACATATGCGTGGCAGCAAGGTTGCTATAACACAGCACCAAAGCCCTAAGACAGCCCCGAGGTGCTGCTTCTTTAGGAATACAACTAATTCCTTCTTTGTAAAAGTTCTCAGCCATACCCAGGTCTCCATTTTTATAGGCTTGGTTTCCTCTGGTATAAAGCAGAATGAGATAATAGTTATAAAGTCATTTGAAGTTATCTAATTTGTTACACAGACACAAACAACCTAAAAAGGAAGAAATTGTAATGCAGTATCCAAAGATAAGTACATATCAAGTAACTGACTGCGCCTGCAAATATAATAAATAGCACAAACTGTCAAAATATATACTCACCTGAGCCGCCACTTTTCACAGGCTTCCTGAGAAGCAATGGCTGCAGCAGAAACAGAAGAAGTCTCCTTCAGCCCCTGCTCCTTATTCAACTCAGAATCCCTTGTTTTGGGTTGAGGCAAAGATACTTTGGCATTTGGACCAGGGCCTGATGTGAAAAGAGATGAAGTTGTAGAAAGGGGAGAAAATGCCACGGATGATGATGAATAAGGGACCTTTATGTTTGAAGTGTAGTTGTAAGTATCATGGCCGAAATTTAGCCAAGATTTCTTTTTGTAATGCCGTTTTGGGCTCAATGATTGAACTTCAGCTGATGGAGCAGCAGCAAATGTGAAACCAGATCCACTTATATTTCTTGGACTGGAAACGGGACTTTGATGCAACATTCTATTACTATCGGCTTCAGTTTCTGCTGATGTACAAGATTCAACACTTACGCTCAGTTCATCGATAGCAGACTTAAAGCTTTCAGTTTCAAACTCTGAAATAGAGTCATTCCGTTTGTGTTCAACACGATTAGTTTCATGCATAGGATGCTCAGAGTTTCCATCCTTTGTTTCCCTGCATGGAACCTCTCCCCCATAAATATTCAAGCACTCAGTAGCTGCAATTAGATCTTCATCTATAGGATCAACCGATGTTGTTTGTTCTGAATCATTAACCATAGAGTTGCTATCAATACTAAATGACTCGCTGTTGGATGCCACAGAATTTTCACTCAAGCATTGGTTTTCAACCAGTTTTTCCTGATATGGAGACACATCCATTGGTGAATAAGCATTTGGAGAACCCTGAGAGTTCTCTTGGGAAACATTGTCCTTCAGAACAAAACCTTGACCACTCCATGGCTGGGTTGGGGAGGCATACTGATTCAATTTCGCTCTACTTTTATTCACTTTCATGTTCCCACCTTTTCCCTTCTTTGCATTAGACTTTAATTTCTCATCAACACCTCCAAAAAGATTAGTCTTTGGCATCGTCACAGGCGCTTTAAACTCAACCGAAGACAACCCTGAAGCATCTTGTTTCCCCGTGAAGACAAACTCAAATTCATCTCTCTTGGTAGCTTCAAAGGCACCTCCAACAGGCTGAGGCTGAAAATTCAAGCCACCAAATATAGGAGATGGTGCTGATGAAGACACTCTAGTTTCTTCCACTGGTTTTTGAAAACGATTGTGAGAATGCGATTCATTAGAGTCCTTGCTCTCATTCACAAGTTTCAAATGCTCCATCTCCCTCAATAGAATCGCTTCTGTCCCTGTTCCTTTCCCAAATTTCATTCCATCAACTTGAGATTCTTCTTTCACATTCAGATTCTTCATCTGGTTAATAACCGCATTAGCCGAATTCGCAGCAACAGAATCACCACTCTTATGCGCCTCTCCAGTGTTCAATTTCTCCTTCAGCTCATTTTGCAGCTCCGACTCAACAAAACTTCTGTTCGGATCAATATTCAACTTGCTCATCTCTTTCAAAACAAAATTATCATCGACAAAAAGCGAAGAACAACCAACCTTCTCGAAGCCCTCAACTTTCTTCGCCGCATTCCCAATACTAAGACTCCTCAATTGATCACTGATCCCTTTATCGAAACCCACGCCAAAATCGCCGCTCTTGTTGCTGTTACCTCCAAAGGAAAATGAGCCATATCTAGGGGAGGAAAATGGTGCCGGCGCCGCCGTAACCGGAGCCGTAGAGTCGCGAAATGGAGTGAAAGCAGGGGCATTGTTGTGCTTACGAAGCTTCACCAATCGCGGTCTCGAAAGGCCCGAAGCTGAAGAGGTCGTGAACGTGAACGCCGACGGAGGCGCGTTGGGAATCGAGAAACCATCGCTGCTACTAGCGGCGGCGTTGTTCTTGTCGCTATTGAAAGCTTCCATCGCGTTTAACCGTTAAATTCGAAGAATCGGAAGGGGAGAAGAGATAATCGGCGCGAATACGAGAGGTGAGATCGTGGCACGGTGGAGGTGCGGCGGCGGAGAGGGCGGGATATAACGGCGGCGCCGGAGAAGACATGTTACGTTGGGATCGGAGGAGGAGTCATGAGAAATTGTTGATGGACGGTGGAGATTGATTCTGGGGTGTGTGTCTAATAATCGTTGCTTGTTTGGGTTTTCGCCaatgattgaaaattttgaaaaagaaaacaccAAATGCAAACCCACAAAGAAGAAGATGTGTCTCAAAAATGTCTTAATCTAATTACCAAAAATTATTTATCCaattgttattttattattattgtttttttttggataaataAAGGGTACAAGGGAAAGTAAAAGACTTTGCTAAGAGAATATTTTATGATTTGTTCACACTTTTTAGATTTCGAATTCTCAAATCTTAAAAGTAAATATTGTCAAAAACTTAGTATACTTTTAACTCTCCCTAGATCTATTTTgctttattattgttaattaatgGGATTAATGTATTTTTAGTAAAAGTTAGCATCAATCAAATGCATttagtatttaaattttaatgtcaTTGTATATATAATTTATCAAATTTCTTAATAATGTAGACTTAGCAATATATAACATTTCGCATTTAGTcgatgtatatatatattataattaatcaaATTGTTTAATCATATTTTGGTATAGgtagtaaaataattaataatataaaatagagAAATATTAGGGTTAATACTTTTTATTAAGAGTGTTTAGAATTTGAATAGACTCAAACTCATCTTTAAATTATGACCCAATATACTTTTTAATCTCATATCCAATCTTAGATCCGACAAAACTTTTATATTTCAGACTATTTTTTCACCAAATCATCATTTATCAGCAACAAAATCcaacatatttatatatagattTATACATCATATACAGTATATATCAAACAATAGATATAAACAATATCATTAGTCgcaacaaaaattaaacaatattTCACCACAACgtattataaaagaaaaagagggaATTACATCTGGAACAGACACGAATTTGAAAAACAACTCACTATAATAGATCTACTAGAActtgaaaagaaaaaaggaggACAGATATGAAACATATGCAAGTTTCAGGAACAGTGTAAGCTTAAGAAACAACAACACAGCAAAGGCCGCAAAGTGGGAGATATGTCCTAAttgagaaatttttttttttaaattaggagtaaaatttgaacttataaatttttagataaatataaaaaaatatgctatttgaattataatttattaatatgttCTAATTGAAACTTGAGTAGATTAAATATAGTGGGtatgttattttttgtttaggGACTCTTTCATTGGACTAGGTCAAATGACTCATACTCTAACCTAAACTTGCTTGAGTGATTTTTCTgatgatattttttttcttaagtCTAACTTAAGTCACtttaaaactaaactaaaattcACCAAAGAAATTCAGGCCTAAACTCGGATCTTTAGATTGAACCTGATCCTTAGATCCTATacattcttattttttattaatattagttaataatattttatttttatactattagaATTTTAGTCAAATATTAtccataaataataaattttattagtgaGATAACATTgttctataaaaaaattttactattgAAAGATATagttatgtatttttaaattattaaattacaTTTGAATATATTTAGTGTGTTatgtataaaataataaaaaaacatgaTTTGACAAAGTAAATACTGACATCTTAACtaagtttaaaatattttatatcatGTTAGTTAAATATGTTGGactaaaattttcattttcatctttATCTTTGCGGTTTACAAACTTCACATAATCTCTTTAGGAAGTAAATAGTCAAATCAGTCTCTCAAAGATCAAGATCACGTGATATTTAATTTGGTCtctgaaaaaattttttagtcaaattcattcctaaaaaattttaatttagtcaCGTTAATTTTTTTGTCACTCTCTATGTTAACGGCATTAACAGAAAATAACATGACTCGTTAAAAGACAGATCAACATCAAAACGCCGTTATTTTTAAGGATGAGAGACAGTGATTTAAACTACGTCGTTTTGATCTCTCACTTCCATTCACTCATAAGGAACAATAACACACAAGACGAAGagtctctctctcctccttttTCCACATCGCTGAGAATATGAAGTCTTCATCCTTGTCGTTGATTGAAGCATCCAATACGGCGTCCCTGTTTCTCTCACAAGACTCTCcctctcattttctttttgacGTCGCTgaggagaagatgaagaagccTTCATCATCGTCACCGATTGAAGTATCTGGCGCAGCGTGTTCGCGAGTTCGCCGTTGAGGAGTGGCTTCGCAGTGATTGAAGACGTGGCTGACGGTCATTTTTGTCGTTGTTTaaggttttattttgttctagTTACTAAACTTGTTTTTAGGATTGTGCCGTTGAGAAAATTTATTTCTTGTAGTGTTTTTTGTTGGAGTTGGAAATCAATTATGGGGTTAAAATTTTGCTCTTTGTTGATTCATGAAAATTGATCAAGAGTTCTGGTTTTCTGACTATTAAAGGAGCACTAGTTATCAATTTCTCTTATCATTATTTATGTTTAgtgtttgttttgttgtttaGTTTTGGGGATCGCTTTTTTTGTGGAATTCAATTTTGTGGAAGAGacgttttttatttattttttctgttaCTAAACTTCTTTTTAGGATTGTGCCATTGTTAAATTCTGTTTCTTATTGGTGTTTCTTGGCTGAAATTGGAAATCATTTAGGGGTTAGGTTTCGTTCTAGTTGCTTAAGCATTTTCAATAGCTAAAAGTTGACTAGTTCCACCACTGCGACTTCCATCTTCACAAGCCATCATGCCAGCGACCTTAACTTTTGCCATTTGAATCGCTGCAACTATACTGTATAGGAAGGGGATATATATGCAACAttttagaattaggatttgtCATTTAGGGACTAATTTGACCAAATTTTATAAAGATATTGTGCTGGCTGCTAACGAGGATGTAGAGAGATGTATTGACAGGTAACTTCATGTGCCACGTCACTTTCCGTTGATGTAAAAAGTGACGGAAGAACTAACGtgactaaactaaaattttttcaaaatgaaTTTGACTAAAAACATCTTTCGGAGACCAAATTAAAAATCGCGTAATTTTTTAGGGACCAATTTAACTATTTACTCTATCTTTAggtaaatagttattttttaattcgcaaaactattatttatttatttatttttgttcagtatatttattttctgataTGCGATATTCAGCAAATCATTTGGGTCTCTATAACCAGCaagttagttaagtcatttgaATTTATCCAAATTAGGCTAAAGAGAAAGACGCCATAATCTAAAGTAGTTTTTCTAAGGTTCTGAAAATTGGACCAGTTATCAAACCGTTTTAATTATTGGTTCACTAGTTTATTGGTCTAATTGGTGGTTCAACCGAAAAAAACGTTttagaatagaataataaataaattataaataaatattttaaaatataattatagtctaatataaatcttaaaatatcttcaaaatttaaaacactaTATAAAATATCATCAACCAAATACATATGATCTTATCAAAATTCAAACTCAAAAGTTAAATAGTAAAAAAGCATATCTAAATATTAAATCCCAACATCATGAtttatcaatcatcaaaatctgCAAGAACTTGTTGCAAATCTGTTTCGGTGGGATTTTCTTCACCTTCATTCCCCCTTCTTGAGCAGAAGAATCAAGAGATGCAGCATAAAAACCATTACTACCACCGCAGCATCAATTTTACCTAATAAAATACACATATTATCATTATTACATTATAAACTAACAACATTCTAATAAAtcattagaaaataaatatactATACTCACGCAATAAGTCATTCACATTGTTAGGAAGATCAGACTTTTTCTCTACAACCTCTTCAGTCACCCAAAAGTCAACTAGACTGATGCTTTCATAATCAATTGGATCATATTGTATcttgtgcttttttttttcttcctaaaAAGTTAAATACAATATATGAAGATTTAATAATTTATGTATGAAATAATATGATATTTCATGAAACATGTATTACCTGGATTTAAGACGCAAATTATAGGTAACATAAACAATGTCATTCAGTCTATCATGCTCCaatctatttcttctttttgtatgAATCTGGTAAAAAAGATTTCAATTTCTCTCACACCCAGAAGAAGCAGATGCTTGGCTAAGAATGCGAACAGCTATCTTTTGTAAACATGGAGCAGAACTACCGAATAACCTCCACGATTCATCTACCAATTATAAAACCATAACATATTAGAAGTTATCAATTAAGAACATAGGAGCATAAAACAAGTTACTATTAATTAAATGCAGCTCGAATAGCTTCTAGTCTATCAAAACTTTTCTTCCGATCTCTATATAAATGTATTTCTTTCATTGACTCAACTAAATCTAAATTGTTACACTTGCAATACAAGGTAACAAGATCAAGCAAACCTCACATAACATCAGATgctttttttataattttcattaaaaaagaaTGAAGGATTCAGGAAGCAAGCTGCTGCATGAAGATCTTTCTTCAAATACTTGTCCCATCTTGAGTTGATAATATCTGTGTACGGCTAATATGCAGTCTTGTTTTGTCTAAAGATCTCTTTAATTGTATCTTCTCCCCTTAGCATTCCTTCATAAACATATCCCAAAGATAGTTTGTCATCAGCATCAACAAGCCTCAGCAATTTAATCAGAGGGCCCACAAGTTTACATACAGTAAAGCAATCATCCCAAAATTTGCAATCTAAAATAATAGCACTTACAGCTCTACCAGTAGCACTCCTTCTTAATTTGTGATCAGTGAAAATTGAATCTACAACCAATGCTTGCAAATCCTTTTTACGATCAAAGATGCTCTTCAATATGATAAACACAGTTACAAAGCGGGTTGCACCAGGACGGACAATTTCTCTCCAATGAGGTCTTTTTCTTAGCCAAGATAAGAAAATTATATAATTGTACACAAATATTGTGATCTTTGAAGCACGTGTTGCGAAATTAGAAATATACACCATACtgcttatatattttaaaataagattaagTCAATGAGCAACACATAGTGACCAATAGATATTATCGTATTTTCTATAGATAAGCCTACCAGCAGCAACATAATTGACCGCATTATCAATCACAACATGCACAATATCATTAGGGCCAATCTATTCAATCAccttagaaaataaattatacaaGTGTGAAGCATTTTTTACAATACTGGAAGCATCTATTGATTTCACAAAGCACAAATCTTTAGAACAATACACTAGAAAATTGATTAACATTCTTTTGATCTGTCCAATCATCAGCCATGAGGGTACATCCAGTTTCCTTCCATGCATTCTTATAACTATCAACTAGCATTTGACATCCTCTTTTAAGATCagccaacaaatgaacccttaATTTATCATAAGAAGGACCTTTGTAACCAGGTCCAATACCAGCAACACCATCCAACATATCTTGGAAAAATGGTGACATCACATCATTAAATAGAATTTTACAATTCAAAAGCTACCGAGCAAACCGTTTATCAACCTCGTGTATAGCCTTTTTGTTTTGCAAAACACTTTTAATACTTGGTTGAACTCCTGGAGTTGTTCTTGGGGCAAACATATGAGGAATGACTTTGGTTTTTTTCTTTGGATCGCCTCCAGCCACTTGCTAATTCGAAGTACGCTGCTGTTCTTCTTGAGCTATTGCTTCATCACTTGCATCCTCTACCTCATCACCACCCTCTTCACTAAAActtacttttttttgtttttgttggtcTGAATTTCTTTCAACAAACTTTTCATCTGTTTTTTCACATCATATGGAACTTTAGGACATTTTTTCACGTCTTCAATAATCTTTGCTAGATGTTTCTTCATCCTGTGAATTCCACCTCCATTAAAAACTTGTAGACAAAATAAACATTGATATTGTGGTTTCCATTCACTATTTGTAGAGTAATATATTCCAAGCTAAATATGTTTTTTCCCGTAAGTTAGAAGAACTTTGTGACTGACTATCGTTAGCACTAGGAAAATTAGGATTAGCAACATCATTCAAAATAGGAAGATCGAGAGGCAAACTATTATTCACAGAAGTATTGTTATCAGCAATTGCTTATTGATTAATACTATTATCCATAActgaaattaataaaatagatataaaattaaaaacagccacaacacaataaaaaataaaaaaatcctcAACAACACCATATCTAAATTCAGCCTATAATATTCAACAATATTGCAACAAACAAATTAAGAGCCAtcagattttaaaaataaaataatctaattagATTTCAGTTTGCATTTCTAGATAGGTTCTTAATCACTCcctctcaaaaaaaaaaaaaaaaatacacactGTTGATTATTTTTacttacttttcttttaattttgtatttctCAAGATTTTATAATACTAGATTACTTTGCTCATTATTATCGTTTTTATCGTTCTTTTAAATTAGAACAGAACAGTATTTGACAATGTACGGATGCATAGTATAAGTACAAGATAATGTATTTGACAGTATATGGATACCTAGTATAAGTACAAGATGCAGCCTAACCAACTTAGAATTTGTTGTCTCGCGAAAAAGAGAGGAAAAAAAACTAACTTGTCTTTTGGGTTgttattttaaattgatagaACTACTAgacttataaattataataaatgtGTGGAATTGTTCGTGTAGCTTGGGCTTGGAGGAAGAATTAGGTGGTCTAATTAAGGTGCAAAGCATATCAATTTTTCAGAGTATTAAGATAAGActgatatttttaaatattttttagattacTTTGTGTACATTTTGTATAAGAAGAATACTAGGGGTCAGCAATTTTAGTATTTGATAATTATTAATTGGTcatcaatagtatttttaatggtgtgaaatTACATCTAATGGTGGAAAATCActcacttttattttgatgGTTAAGTACTGgccaaaaaacacaaaaattgcTGATCCCTAGACTTttcttttatataatatatgcACTTTTAATTTTTGGTATTAAATATGATCGATAAAAATCTGAAAAcataaaatactttttttatatatactgAAGAATTATGCATTTGATAATGTACCAACGAATTATACAAATACAATTTCTCTCTATTTACTaacattttataatattttgaaaagtaGTAGTGGATTGCGTTCTTTATACGTACACAATTTTACGAATAATACTTAAATCTAATTAGAGAGAAATAATGGGTACATATATAGCATGCATTAGAGCAAAAATATACCCCTAACTTTTCTTTGGGGTTACGTTATTTGATAGAATTAGACTAGTACAAAATGTGTGGCATTATTGTACACGTTACACGTAGCTAGGAGGGAGAATGGTGTGGAATTTTTCGTCAAACATAAAATCTAAATGGAGTTTGGAGTATTTGACGGGGCCAAAACCTTCTTTGTCATTGTAGGGTATTCCTGTCTCTTCAATATTATGTATCATTTTAatttgtgtgtatatatatgggGTCTAACTAAGGAGCTAAGGGCATGAATCCAGAGTATTAAAACAAAGATTTGCTTTACTAACAACGCCATGATTGCCATATTGCTGCTTCTTGGAATATTATCATTCACTCAAGTAGAACTTACAGGTACATAGTacggtttataaatttaattatttaacgCAAGCTAGAGTTTAATATGTATATTATTAGACTTTCCTTTCaatgtttttttaattaaactatGGTAGGTGAGAAACCAACACTTAACAAGACACTTGTTGATTAAGGACGCTAAACTTATTTATTTCTGATACTTTTTATgcatttaatattttaaaagtttattgaaaatataaaactaaaattttcaataaaaaattatctcttTTGCTTTCTTGTTAACACATTTATAATGGTCTTTATTAAGatttaaaacatatttttatgtgaaattaaacaggcaataatttaaacaaatttattaaattatcttataatttttaaatattaattttatataaaaataattgcaCATGAATTTTACGCcagaattaatttttatactcttatatgtatatattgtatACAGGTGCTGAGGTAGGAGTGTGTTATGGAAGAAATGGAGACAACTTACCAAAAAGTCAGCAACAAGTGATAGACTTATACAAATCAAATGGAATCACAAGAATGCGCATATATGATCCAGACCAAGCAACACTCCAAGCCCTCAAAGGTTCAAACATAGAACTCATACTCGATGTTCCAAAAGCCCAACTCCAATCCCTTACCGACGCCACAACCGCCGCTAATTGGGTCAACACCAATATCAAAGCCTATTCGCCAGATGTCAAATTTAAGTACATTGCCGTTGGTAACGAAGTCGAACCCAACGATGGTTATTCCAATTATGTTTTACAAGCAATGCAGAATATTCAAAACGCAATTAATTCGGCTAATTTACAAATTAAAGTCTCAACAGCAATTAAAACAGATTTAGTAGCTAGTCCTGCTTATCCACCAGATAGCGGCGTTTTCAGTGACGCCGCGATTAATTACATAAGGCCTATTATAAAGTTCCTAGTGAGTAACGGATCACCACTTCTTGCAAATGTGTACCCTTATTTTGCCTATAAAGATAACCCAAGTATTGGCTTAGACTATTCTTTGTTTACTAAACAAGATAAGAATGATGCTGGGTACACTAATTTGTTTGATGCCATATTGGATGCACTTTATGCCGCTCTTGAGAAAGAAGGCGCCAACAACGTTAATGTTGTTGTGTCGGAAAGTGGCTGGCCTTCTGCCGGGAACGTTGGGGCAACGGTTGAGAATGCTGGAacttattataaaaatttgattagtcATGTTAAGCGTGGCACTGTTAAGAGGCCCAATGGGCCCATTGAGACTTATTTGTTTGCTATGTTTGATGAAGATCTGAAGACGGGTGATGAAAGTGAGAAACATTTTGGTGTGTTTAATCCTGATCGGTCACCTAAGTACCAACTCAGTTTCAATTGAAAATGTGTTATCTATTGTAATATGGTCATTAGCGATTAGTGatgttattattgtttttcattttgtcttATTAAggaataaattttaattaagtaCAAGAAAAATGATTCATGTAATAACTATTTTTCTTGTTATAATTATCTATCTCTATATTAAAGGTGTTAGCTCGTCTTTAGCTGAATGTATTGCCTATTATTTGATACTTTTTTCAAGtgataataaatattttgttttgcttCTGCGCTATTTTTCAGTCCGATAAATTAAGATCTAATTTGTTGTGAATTTAAACTCTATTTGAAAATTTGTTACTAACAAATGAGTAATTGATAATAAATAGTTAAAAGAAAAGTATTCCTACTGACTTattatcatttttcttttttttttctccaaaaAATTACTCTAAGAATTTGactgaatattttatttaatttaatcttgtgAAAATGTAATGATAAAGGAAACAaccataatttaaaaaaaaatcattcaaaCCGTAAAAAcgcgaaaaaaaaattgtataattcaatttcaaattgaataaaatggtaagaaaaaattgaaatgtACCTATATCTTTTCTGGACATTAACAGGTCAGTATCTTGTATTAGTAATCCATCGTATATTTGTCTGTAATTAGAATTCAAACAAAGAACTTTCTAACTTAATCCGTTGAAAAAAATGTATCTAACAGtaataacaaatataattttcaCATTGAAGATTAGGACGCGGCTGCGCAAAAACAGAGTCACTTAATTAGGATTGAggaatcaaaattcaaaagaaagaCCAACACCATGACTAATCACACTTGGTTTCTCATGGATGAATAAAATGAAAACACATTGTAAGTAACAGTGAAATTTTAGAGAATGAAAAACAAACTTTTGTTGGGTTTTGCTGACAACTATACTTTaaggaatttttattttaagattcaagataaattcttatttttcaaaGCATTCAGtgctataatttttttaaaaataaaacataaaaagattTCACGAGATTAATTAGTAGAATTTTATTAAAGAATACTCTAAAAGACATTTGTtaagaatattataaattaaaaagttttccaaca is a window from the Arachis stenosperma cultivar V10309 chromosome 3, arast.V10309.gnm1.PFL2, whole genome shotgun sequence genome containing:
- the LOC130970076 gene encoding glucan endo-1,3-beta-glucosidase-like, giving the protein MIAILLLLGILSFTQVELTGAEVGVCYGRNGDNLPKSQQQVIDLYKSNGITRMRIYDPDQATLQALKGSNIELILDVPKAQLQSLTDATTAANWVNTNIKAYSPDVKFKYIAVGNEVEPNDGYSNYVLQAMQNIQNAINSANLQIKVSTAIKTDLVASPAYPPDSGVFSDAAINYIRPIIKFLVSNGSPLLANVYPYFAYKDNPSIGLDYSLFTKQDKNDAGYTNLFDAILDALYAALEKEGANNVNVVVSESGWPSAGNVGATVENAGTYYKNLISHVKRGTVKRPNGPIETYLFAMFDEDLKTGDESEKHFGVFNPDRSPKYQLSFN